Proteins from a genomic interval of Quercus lobata isolate SW786 chromosome 11, ValleyOak3.0 Primary Assembly, whole genome shotgun sequence:
- the LOC115967729 gene encoding scopoletin glucosyltransferase-like, with product MGSNSGQLHIFFFPLMGHGHLIPTMDMAKLFAARGVKATIITTPRKVPLFSKTHGINIDIQIIKFPAVEAGLPEGCENIDSVTSLDMSHKFIKATKMLQQPLEQLLEEYQPSCLVADLFFPWATDVAAKFGIPRLVFGGTSFFSQSSQHSLQLYEPHKKVFSDSEPFVIPSFPGEIKLTRMQLPDFTLQEVETDFSKLLEEAMESEFTSYGVVVNSFYELEPAYADHYRKVLGIKAWHIGPVSLCNKDAEDKAQRGKEASIDEHECLKWLSTKKLNSVIYICFGSMPNFSDSQLFELAMGLEASEQQFIWVVRKGKNEKEEEDWLPKGFEERMEGKGLIIRGWAPQVLILDHEAVEGFVTHCGWNSTLEGVASGVPMVTWPMASEQFYNEKLITQVLKIGISVGAQQWTRVVDGIKREAIERAMRQILVGEEAARAKALGEMARRAVEEGGSSYSDLNALIEALRLHCP from the coding sequence ATGGGTAGCAACAGTGGTCAGCTTCACATATTCTTCTTCCCTTTGATGGGCCATGGCCACCTGATACCAACGATGGACATGGCCAAGCTATTTGCAGCGCGAGGTGTGAAGGCAACGATTATCACTACTCCTCGCAAAGTGCCATTATTCTCCAAAACGCATGGCATCAACATTgatatccaaatcatcaagttCCCGGCTGTAGAGGCTGGCCTGCCTGAAGGATGTGAGAATATTGACTCAGTGACTTCCCTAGATATGTCTCACAAATTTATCAAAGCCActaaaatgctccaacaaccACTCGAGCAACTACTAGAAGAATACCAACCTAGTTGCCTTGTTGCCGACTTATTCTTTCCATGGGCAACTGATGTTGCAGCTAAATTTGGTATTCCTAGGCTTGTTTTCGGGGGAACCAGTTTTTTTTCCCAATCTTCACAACATAGTTTGCAACTATATGAACCCCACAAGAAAGTCTTCTCTGATTCTGAACCTTTTGTCATCCCTAGCTTTCCAGGAGAGATAAAGTTGACAAGGATGCAACTTCCTGACTTCACTCTGCAAGAAGTTGAAACAGACTTTTCCAAGTTGTTGGAAGAAGCTATGGAGTCAGAGTTTACGAGCTATGGGGTGGTTGTTAACAGCTTCTATGAGCTTGAGCCGGCTTATGCAGATCATTACAGGAAAGTTTTGGGAATAAAGGCATGGCATATAGGTCCAGTTTCACTATGCAATAAGGATGCTGAAGATAAAGCCCAAAGGGGAAAGGAAGCTTCCATTGATGAACATGAATGTTTAAAGTGGCTTAGTACAAAGAAACTCAATTCggttatttatatttgttttgggAGTATGCCAAATTTTAGCGATTCTCAGCTTTTCGAACTTGCAATGGGTCTTGAGGCTTCAGAACAACAATTCATTTGGGTTGTgaggaaaggaaaaaatgagaaagaagaggaagattgGCTACCTAAAGGATTTGAGGAAAGAATGGAAGGTAAAGGATTAATTATAAGAGGTTGGGCACCCCAAGTTTTGATTCTTGATCATGAAGCAGTGGAAGGATTTGTGACTCATTGTGGGTGGAACTCGACCTTGGAAGGAGTGGCTTCAGGGGTGCCTATGGTCACATGGCCTATGGCTTCTGAGCAGTTTTACAATGAGAAGTTGATAACTCAAGTACTGAAAATTGGAATTAGTGTTGGTGCTCAACAATGGACTAGAGTGGTGGATGGTATCAAGAGGGAAGCAATAGAAAGGGCAATGAGGCAAATTTTGGTGGGTGAAGAAGCGGCCAGAGCCAAGGCACTTGGAGAGATGGCAAGGAGGGCCGTTGAAGAAGGAGGATCATCATACTCTGATTTGAATGCATTAATTGAAGCATTAAGGTTGCATTGCCCTTAA